A section of the Deinococcus taeanensis genome encodes:
- a CDS encoding PspA/IM30 family protein, whose protein sequence is MSILDRLSRLLRANVNDMISRAEDPAKIIDQALRDMRAAYAEARSEVAGAMSQNAKLDREASSNRRMASEYEKKAEEALRGGSEDLAREALRRAQNAKDLAAGFEEQLQVQTQTVEQLKTQLRALEAKIDEMEGKKSLLAARQKTAQASETLDRVSGFSKAGGAMDAFEEMENKVSTMEDRNRAMTELRKDNDFDAQLNDLGRDKDLDDAFAALKAKVQGGGPSS, encoded by the coding sequence ATGAGCATCCTTGACCGACTTTCCCGCCTGCTGCGTGCCAACGTCAACGACATGATCAGCCGCGCGGAGGACCCCGCCAAGATCATCGACCAGGCGCTGCGTGACATGCGCGCTGCGTACGCCGAGGCCCGCAGCGAGGTCGCCGGCGCCATGAGCCAGAACGCGAAACTGGATCGCGAGGCCAGCAGCAACCGCCGCATGGCCAGCGAATACGAGAAGAAAGCGGAAGAAGCCCTGCGGGGCGGCAGCGAGGACCTCGCGCGCGAGGCGCTGCGCCGGGCACAGAACGCCAAGGACCTCGCGGCCGGATTCGAGGAACAGCTGCAGGTGCAGACCCAGACCGTCGAGCAGCTCAAGACGCAGCTGCGCGCCCTGGAAGCCAAGATTGACGAGATGGAAGGCAAGAAGTCGCTCCTGGCGGCCCGGCAGAAGACCGCGCAGGCCAGCGAGACCCTGGACCGCGTCTCGGGGTTCAGCAAGGCCGGCGGCGCCATGGACGCCTTCGAAGAGATGGAGAACAAGGTGTCCACCATGGAGGACCGCAACCGCGCCATGACGGAACTGCGCAAGGACAACGACTTCGACGCCCAGCTCAACGATCTGGGCCGCGACAAGGACCTCGATGATGCGTTCGCGGCGCTGAAAGCCAAGGTGCAGGGCGGCGGCCCGAGCAGCTGA